One window of the Candidatus Jettenia sp. genome contains the following:
- the hflC gene encoding protease modulator HflC, producing MKKATLITIMAVVILLICLKGSLYVVDVRLQSVITQFGKPVRTITEPGLYLKTPFIQEVRYFDKRLLEWSGEPSDILTRDKENIGVGTWARWKIADPLKFYTSLGTESRGQGVLDEVIESAVKNVVSAYTLREVLRNTNRKLEYTTKELEEAEDIKKIMITMGRDKIVEEIRKMATRALEGRYGIELVDVRVKYINYVEAVIPKIYDRMRSERIRIANKYESEGRREEAEILGSMKRELERIESEGYRTAEEIKGQADAEAIRVYAEAYKNAPEFYSFTKTLETYESTFNKQTHLILTTEGDYFKYLKSFQQEDKLVSDATQ from the coding sequence ATGAAGAAGGCAACACTCATAACAATTATGGCAGTAGTTATTCTCCTGATATGTTTGAAGGGATCTCTGTATGTTGTAGACGTACGATTACAATCTGTTATTACACAGTTTGGAAAACCTGTTCGGACAATTACAGAACCCGGGCTTTACCTGAAAACCCCGTTTATTCAGGAGGTCAGGTATTTTGATAAACGATTGCTGGAATGGAGTGGAGAACCCAGTGATATTCTCACGAGGGATAAAGAAAATATTGGTGTAGGCACATGGGCACGTTGGAAAATCGCAGACCCTCTTAAATTTTACACATCCCTGGGGACGGAATCCCGTGGTCAGGGTGTGTTGGATGAAGTAATTGAATCTGCAGTCAAAAACGTAGTTAGTGCGTATACCTTAAGGGAGGTATTGAGAAATACCAATCGCAAGCTGGAGTATACAACAAAGGAGCTGGAGGAGGCGGAAGATATTAAAAAGATAATGATTACGATGGGCCGCGACAAGATTGTTGAAGAGATTCGGAAAATGGCTACACGTGCATTAGAAGGCCGGTATGGCATCGAATTGGTAGATGTCCGTGTTAAGTATATTAATTATGTCGAAGCTGTTATTCCGAAGATATATGACCGGATGCGATCGGAGCGTATCCGTATTGCAAACAAATACGAATCAGAGGGGCGAAGAGAAGAGGCTGAAATCCTGGGTTCTATGAAAAGAGAACTGGAGCGTATTGAATCGGAAGGGTATCGAACCGCTGAGGAGATTAAGGGACAAGCAGATGCAGAAGCGATAAGAGTTTATGCAGAGGCATACAAGAATGCCCCTGAATTTTATTCATTTACAAAAACACTGGAAACCTATGAGTCAACGTTTAACAAACAAACACATCTCATACTCACAACAGAGGGGGATTACTTCAAATATTTGAAGAGTTTTCAGCAGGAGGATAAATTAGTATCGGACGCCACACAATAA
- the hflK gene encoding FtsH protease activity modulator HflK yields MPDYGPYRRPQDIHFNDIPWKSIKKFIPPFLIIAFVIVTGYTAFYTVKANEEAVILRFGQYIETVGPGLHTKVPYGIDKVLKGEVKRIYNEEFGFRTRQNTLSSMIDYEYSDAKEERLMLTGDLNCAEVHWVIRYKIKALEEYFFNVRNVQETIRGVSQAVMRTLIGDRSIDEVLTIGRTEIEQKSREDLQRILDSYKCGIDIQTVLLKGVDPPPPVKDAFNAVNQAIQIRDRIINDAEGQKNKILPAAEGKKQQVIKESEGYRIRRVNEATGDVKAFLAVYEEYKKAEDVTRRRLFLETMSKVIPKCERLYIIDKDLKGFLPILGLNAEDVGK; encoded by the coding sequence ATGCCTGATTACGGGCCATACAGAAGACCACAAGATATTCATTTCAATGATATACCATGGAAATCGATAAAAAAGTTTATCCCTCCCTTTCTCATTATCGCTTTTGTTATTGTCACCGGATATACGGCTTTTTATACTGTGAAAGCCAACGAAGAGGCTGTTATTCTAAGATTCGGCCAATATATAGAAACCGTTGGTCCGGGGTTGCATACGAAGGTTCCCTATGGTATTGATAAGGTGCTCAAAGGCGAAGTTAAACGGATTTATAATGAAGAGTTTGGTTTCAGGACAAGACAAAATACTCTTTCCAGTATGATTGATTATGAATATTCCGATGCGAAAGAAGAGAGATTAATGCTTACTGGAGACCTTAACTGTGCTGAGGTGCACTGGGTCATCCGGTACAAAATAAAGGCGTTGGAAGAGTATTTTTTTAATGTCAGGAATGTTCAGGAAACTATCCGTGGCGTCTCGCAGGCGGTGATGCGTACCTTGATCGGTGATCGCTCAATTGATGAGGTCTTAACTATCGGAAGGACAGAGATTGAACAAAAATCCAGAGAAGATCTTCAAAGGATTTTGGATAGTTATAAATGTGGTATTGATATTCAAACGGTATTACTCAAAGGGGTCGATCCACCACCGCCCGTAAAAGATGCTTTTAATGCCGTAAACCAGGCGATTCAAATCAGAGACAGAATCATTAACGATGCCGAAGGGCAAAAAAACAAGATATTGCCTGCGGCAGAAGGAAAAAAACAACAAGTAATTAAAGAGTCTGAAGGATACCGGATTCGAAGGGTAAATGAAGCTACTGGAGATGTGAAAGCATTCCTGGCGGTATATGAAGAATACAAAAAAGCGGAAGATGTGACCCGGCGCAGACTCTTTCTGGAAACTATGTCGAAGGTTATACCGAAATGTGAAAGGTTATACATTATCGATAAAGATCTAAAGGGGTTCTTGCCTATCCTTGGACTTAATGCGGAGGATGTAGGGAAATGA
- a CDS encoding AIR synthase family protein: MNRFPVGKLDYRLLERLLALNPIQDPRIIVGPQIGEDAAVIDFGEKYLVAKTDPITFTTHHIGWYAVNVNANDIATMGATPKWFLTTILLPEGKTNERLVTQIFHDIIEAAQALHITVCGGHTEISSTIDRPIIVGTMLGEVEKDKLVVNSRACPGDDLLLTKGIAIEGTSIIAHKKASVLKKEFGNQFVKRAQAFINNPGLSVVADALLANTVAQIHAMHDPTEGGLATGIMELASVSGTGVIIDREKIPCYTETEQMCKFYNIHPLGLIASGALLIALNPEFTKEVIAILKKNDIVCTPIGKLTKKNEGLKLLRKGKLVKMPVFKVDELVKIL; this comes from the coding sequence ATGAACCGTTTTCCTGTTGGAAAGCTTGATTATCGATTGCTTGAAAGGCTGCTGGCCTTAAATCCTATACAGGATCCGAGAATAATTGTAGGCCCGCAAATTGGTGAAGACGCTGCTGTTATCGACTTTGGGGAAAAGTACCTCGTAGCAAAGACAGACCCTATTACCTTTACCACGCATCATATCGGATGGTATGCAGTTAACGTAAATGCCAATGATATTGCTACCATGGGGGCGACCCCGAAGTGGTTCCTAACAACTATACTGTTACCAGAAGGAAAGACGAATGAAAGATTGGTAACGCAAATCTTTCACGATATTATTGAAGCGGCCCAGGCGCTTCATATTACGGTATGTGGCGGCCATACCGAAATCTCTTCTACAATCGATCGGCCAATTATTGTTGGCACTATGCTGGGTGAAGTAGAAAAGGATAAGTTGGTGGTAAATAGCCGGGCATGTCCGGGTGATGATCTTTTACTGACCAAAGGTATTGCTATAGAGGGGACTTCTATTATAGCACATAAAAAGGCATCGGTACTGAAAAAGGAATTTGGTAATCAATTCGTTAAAAGGGCACAGGCATTTATCAATAATCCCGGATTAAGCGTTGTTGCAGATGCCTTGCTGGCAAATACCGTAGCTCAAATCCATGCCATGCACGACCCAACAGAGGGTGGATTAGCGACAGGTATTATGGAACTCGCTAGCGTATCCGGAACAGGGGTTATCATTGATAGGGAAAAGATTCCCTGTTATACAGAAACAGAGCAAATGTGTAAGTTTTATAACATCCACCCGCTGGGCCTTATCGCATCAGGGGCGCTCCTGATTGCACTCAATCCAGAATTTACAAAAGAAGTTATTGCTATCCTGAAAAAGAATGATATAGTATGTACCCCTATAGGAAAACTTACGAAGAAGAATGAAGGATTAAAACTCCTGAGAAAAGGCAAGCTGGTAAAAATGCCGGTATTTAAAGTAGATGAGTTAGTAAAGATTTTATAA
- the bshB1 gene encoding bacillithiol biosynthesis deacetylase BshB1, giving the protein MMTILAIGPHPDDVEAGMGGSILKLVSLGYDVHILDMTNGEPTPYGSPEIRKKEWELSTTVLGIKSRTVLDLPNRYLMDSIEARKKVAAVIRKIRPEVIFLPYWVDAHPDHVQTTQIGEAARFYAKLTKSDIPGEPWYPACIFYYLCSHFRLHITPSFILDISREFEKKLKIAHIYQSQFAYDEARWKQISNTITAKNQYYGNLIRVDYGEPFMSREQIGLRDIRDII; this is encoded by the coding sequence ATGATGACTATTCTTGCTATAGGTCCACACCCTGACGATGTTGAAGCTGGCATGGGAGGAAGTATTCTCAAATTAGTTAGCCTGGGATATGATGTTCATATCCTTGATATGACCAACGGCGAGCCTACCCCATATGGCAGTCCTGAGATCAGAAAAAAAGAATGGGAGTTATCGACTACTGTATTAGGGATAAAGAGCAGGACGGTGCTTGATCTTCCAAACCGCTATCTTATGGATAGTATCGAGGCCCGTAAAAAAGTTGCTGCTGTAATCAGAAAGATACGTCCTGAAGTGATTTTCCTTCCCTATTGGGTCGATGCTCATCCTGATCATGTTCAGACTACCCAGATCGGTGAGGCAGCCCGGTTTTATGCAAAATTGACAAAATCGGATATTCCAGGAGAACCATGGTATCCTGCCTGCATTTTTTATTATCTTTGCTCTCATTTCCGTCTCCATATTACTCCTTCATTTATCCTGGACATCAGCAGGGAATTTGAGAAGAAATTAAAAATCGCACATATTTATCAATCCCAATTTGCGTATGACGAAGCCCGGTGGAAGCAGATCAGCAATACCATCACAGCAAAGAACCAATATTATGGCAATCTCATACGGGTTGATTATGGCGAGCCTTTTATGAGTCGCGAGCAGATCGGTTTACGGGATATACGTGATATCATATAG
- a CDS encoding NTPase, producing MKKHILLTGKPGVGKTTVMKKIIPLLGADAGGFFTEEIRVMGKRMGFRIVTLDGDDGILAHVDYHSDYRVGKYYVDLDSFEKIAVPTLENAMKNKSIIVIDEIGKMELFSMKFRELVSSILDSEKPLISVIMEDGNVFTGGIKKRKDVTVLTVNYKNRDHLPEKILEMVKAIKNIE from the coding sequence ATGAAGAAGCATATCTTGTTAACTGGTAAACCTGGTGTGGGTAAAACAACAGTAATGAAGAAGATTATACCTTTACTAGGTGCAGATGCTGGAGGTTTTTTTACAGAAGAGATCCGTGTCATGGGTAAACGTATGGGCTTTAGGATTGTTACGTTAGATGGAGACGATGGTATTCTGGCACACGTAGATTATCATAGTGATTATAGAGTTGGAAAATATTATGTCGATCTTGATTCCTTCGAAAAGATAGCTGTTCCAACGTTAGAAAATGCTATGAAAAATAAATCGATAATTGTTATTGATGAGATTGGAAAAATGGAACTTTTCTCAATGAAATTCAGAGAGCTGGTAAGTAGTATCCTTGATAGTGAAAAGCCTCTTATCTCTGTCATCATGGAAGATGGGAATGTTTTTACCGGGGGTATAAAAAAACGTAAGGATGTTACCGTATTAACCGTGAATTATAAGAACAGGGATCATTTACCAGAAAAAATCCTTGAAATGGTGAAAGCGATAAAAAATATTGAGTAA